CTCCCACCTCTGCTTTTGTATATCCTATCTGGGGACGTCTTTTCTCTATCTCCAGGGTAACTAGTACCTCTTGTTACCCATTCACACAAATGTCGTGTATGAATCAAAAGCAATAACATAATATACAACACTTAAGGAAAAGACTGAAGCCTATACATAGTGGTTTAAATATAGCAGCGGAGGAAAATTAGCATTTCATGGGCATAGTAAGTCCTCCATTGTATAACTATagaagaatattaaaaaaaaaaaaattgtggaaaagAGGGTATGGAACAAACCATGTATAAAATAAGCCATCCATTTCTTGTCTCTGTACCCTACCCAGCAGCTCAATCTGCAAAATTCCACCAACACAAAGAACAGGTTCTGGAAGCTTGAACTTCTGTAAGCGACTTTCCTGTTTGAGGTAGTCATTTAAGGAAGTCAGTTATTTCTCAAcaagcataaaataaaaagaaaaataatagcataatcaagAGAAAAGAATAGCATTCAGACAGgaataatgatatttacaagCCGGTGTAGAGGACACACACCTCACACGTTTGGCATTGCAGGATTTGATTTGCAAGAGGAGTTTAAATTTAGTTCTCTTGCAAATCAAACCCTGCCATGTCAGTGGTGTGGGGTGTGCTCTTCACACCAGCTTGCAAGTAGGACTCTTCAGACAGTCatcaaataaaaactaaatctTGTAAAAATGACCATGTAAAAACCTAATAAGGATACAGGAGATAGTAAATTGGATTAAAGGAGTGACTAAGAACTTTGTTACCAGCCTTTGTAATATCcttaaaactttaaaacaacCGTCTATGAGCTTAATCTCATTAATCATAACCTTCTTGCTTCTATATTATCTCATATCCGTCCACTTTCCTAAAATGAAAATAGGTTCTTAAACCCTGGAAAAAGGGAGGGCGCTTCTCATAAAGGGATGCAGTTACCATGGAAGGATCCTTGACGTGGCTTTCATGGCTGGAGAACAATGTTTGCTTCTGAtctaatagtaaaatattttttcattgagaATACAGTTCACAAAACCCATTACATCTctgatgagttgagttgattttCATATTGGTTTTACTAACCATGGTTCTTCCGTGCACAGAACAAAAACTGTATTGAAATAGAGGATTTACAGAAGCAAGCAAGTATAGCAGCATCAATTCCGTAGGTTTAGGAAATTTCTTTTCCAATCCCATTTTTGTATCAGATGCCATAGTTTGTCTGTTTCATAGCTTGTTGAAGATTGTGGGAAGCTCAAATCAGGTCTCTCAGAGCAGGAATATTGATGGGGCACTTACATTGCATAGAATATCCTAGTAGCCAAGTTATAATATTACATTGATTccatactataaaaaaaattacgttaATTCCTGATGGGATCTTATTTATACTTATAGACTTATAAAACAATCCTAGTAGCTACATAATATTGTCATAGGCTGAGGGAATATGTTACATATTCGCAAAAATCAGAGTGACTTaagccccgtttggatgttaCACATTTGCAAAAAtcccatttcatctcaacatccaaacatcattcaaacacaaccacttttcaatttcaaattttcaaaattttcaactacaaatcacaaaaaacaattcaactttttcaaaaaataatattaaaaaattatactcttaacaatattttaattttataatatttttactcaatttttctctcctttcccaaaatcccataaaatatcttaactcaaaccatttcactactattcacaaactatttcactactattcacagattgttcatctcatctcaacatccaaaggCCTAGTTAAATTGTTCCCATAGTGAGGCTTTTGCAGAGGGGAAATATGTCACGTATGTGCAAAATAGGATGACTCAAATCCGTCCATTGCAGATGCTTCTACTGAGAGGGTGGGTGGTCATTTCATGGCTCATTTTCAGGATGTCGTCAAATCCAGCTTCTTCTTCAATTGGCTTCAGGTTCTTGAAGCAACAGAGGGGGGGTGGGGATAAGTGGTCCATAGCTATAGTTGCAGCTACAATAGATAAATCATACCCACTTTCAACTTTTCCATTTAGTTTCAGTTTTAAATAAGAATGAACAGTGTTTCATATAGAGTGGCTAGATAGGCTGCTATTTTCAGTTCAGGGAAGTCAATCAGCAATGGACAGCCCTGTTCAGTTGAAACCTCTGTTATGCTCCACCTTCCATGATTCTCTGTCTGCTCTGTTCTTCAGTGGAAGAAGAGAGAGCTCCTAAAACATTATGCCAGCATGGAAGGCAGACCAGAAGAAAGAAATAGGTTTTCAGGCAAAAATCAGAGGACAACCAGCTATTGCAGGCAAAGCCCATTGCATTTTAGCTAAGTGTTGACAGAGCAATGCCTACAAAAGATTGCAGTTCAGCTTCTTAATAGACACCCCTAATCCCTAACAATTCCCTCACCTCAGAAACCAAATCGAAATAGtagaaatattacaaaaataaaaaagacctgAGCCATTGGAAATTCTTGTGAAGTGTAGGTCCATATAAATTTGTCATCAGCAGAAACAGGGGACAAGTCACCCAGAAGATCATTCCCTACATCTGTAGGGCCCTTGAGATGGCCCATTCTAAATCGCACATCTTTGGCCGAATAAATAGGCTCACCCCTCTGAAagtaagctgaaaaaattaacaaatcacATCATTGTTGAAAGATGTTTATAAGGTCAAAACAATCTGGAAGAATGCATAGTTAGTGGAAATGTTTGACACAATACCTTGGAAAGGGCGTATATTTATTTCAGTAATAACACAAAAGTCATCAGCCAATTTGTATGTTAGTCTCTCAGGTACCTCAGGATTACTCTGTCCTTTACTCGACCAGTATGAAGCTCTCAGTGCAGCAAGAGTATTATCAATGCTTTCCTCTGGATAATTATCAGTGCTAGATGCACTAATTGCTTCTGAAATGCAATCCCTAACAATAAATGATGTGCAAGCTCGAGCTAAAAGGGCATAGCCCCTATCATTCCTTTCCAAAGATTCCCATTCCTTTGAATGGCTAGATCCAGCTTCTACAggctctgttgctctgcatttGTTCAACCCAATAACATGGGCAACTCTAGATAACTGAGGAAACATTCTCAAGCATAATTGCTTCCAAAGACCATTTGCAATCACTGCAGATCATTAAGAGATCCTATCATTTCATTCATCTTGGTACTGAGACAGTAATTAACATTATACTTTCAGAATTTCATGAACTACCAAATTGACAGAAACAATGGACTGAAAAAAGTTGATCATATCACCCAAAGGATATCAGCATAAgctaaatataacataacatgagACCTACTGCGTTGTAAACCTGTAACCAGTCTACAACACTAAGTAGAGGTAAAAGACGacaatttcaattcatttttctttttctttttaccttgTGAGTCATTACATTTGCCAGGCCCACTTGAAGTAGAAATTCTACCAACCCTTAATCTTATGCCTCACTTAAAACCATCTACTCTCCTAATCTAATATGATACATACTCATGAAGGCCTCGAATGAGCATACTGTTTATCAATAATTTTGTAATCAGATTTTGATCACATATAGTATCACTCATACCAAAAACATGCAAGTACTCTAATTGTTGtacacaaaaatattaacttattttaCTCCATATGGTTCCATAGTATATTTGCTGCTAAATCCACTACAACTGAACAAAATAACAGATATAAATTACTTGGATGAATGAAGGAATTGGGAATGTTTGCATATAAAACTATGAGTCTACCATATTCAGAAATGCACGCATTTAACTGTTTTAACTCACCAAAATTTCGCCAAGACTGTGAGACAGAACTAACGCGGACAAGATCAGATGGATCTTCCAAATACGTTAGAATCTTCAACGATATGTCGAAATCGAGCAGATCCAAGAAATCCGTACAAGCTTCCATATCAAGTAACTACTCCAAAAGATATGCAAGACCAAGTTATTTGTTCAGACTTCAAAATCTGAATCGGTGATGTACAAGACAATTTATCAGCTGTTACAGTGATAAGCTAGAAAATTCACACAAAAGCCCCCCCACCCTCCCCCAACATGAAAATGGCAATCAAAGCTCAACGGAATTTTCCAGTTCCCTACCAAAACCAGTCAGCCTCATCTGAACCTGatactctaaaataaaaatacgcAAATTCTCACTAATTCAGGAACAAAAACCCAATTTCTGGAAAGAAAGAGAACTATTAACAAACAAAGAGGCTCAAAATTTTGCAGAAAAATGAGGTGCAGAAACTTACAAGACcatttttttggaagaaaaagcTTTTCTCAATCAGGAAATACGAAATAGAAAATGTGAAACGAAAGTATCCTGTCTCGTAGACGCTAGAAACTCAGGGAGGAAGTGGCCTGTTTTAGAGTGAGAGATAAACAGtatgcttttctttctttaaaggGATGAAAGGGATAGTGGAGATGGTTcagataatataataaaatgttattaaaatattattttttaatattattattgtattaaaatttataaaaattaaattatttattatattttatataaaaattttaaaaaaattataataataaaataaaataaattgagatgaattgaaatgaattttgaatcaaattatattatatatttttctgtttattaaactaataaattattgtataaaaatatctatctcACCATCACGTCAACGGGAACAGTTTctgttaagaaaataaaaatattttattataaatattaaaaaaatattatatattaactattattcatcctcatattttatatttataatttttttataagatatagatatttttaataggatataagaatattatttttatagaacgCGGGATTGTGGGGTGTGGGTAAGTACATTCATGCGGTTTAACATTATTCATTGtatcaaaatatattgatatattacattaagttatattaatctataattgtttttatatataacatatatacaacattttttaaatttaattattattaattatagacacataaaatgaaatattaaatttaaatattattctaagGGCATAATCAAGACTCTTTTATCACTTGTAACaactctcatataaaaataaaatataaagccCAAATAGGCTCtaaatagatgaaaaatatgagatttataaagataatataaaaagaaattaaaaatgatattataaattataaaattaatttgattgtaaaataaatttaatatattatgtcaagccatattaatttataaaaaattaaacttctAAGCTTTATCTAAATGTAGGTAACCTACATCTAGGCCAACTTAACTTGTCCACCACATAAATTTCAATAAGATGTGAAGGAAGCTAAGCTACAGACAAACCAATGAAACCATCAACCAACATGTTTTTGTTTATGAAAATGTGAGCaattttgaaatgtgtttgGACAATAAGATCTATAATGTCAATCCACCATTCAAAGTATTTTCATGAGGTTAGGTATCAATCTCAATTACAAGATCTTGGATCTAAATTAATTGACATTCagactttataatatttaatcataaaaaatgatattagcagttttagagtgtgcaagtctcacgcgttttcttaaaaaaaaaaagtagataaatttaataacccacttaataaaattattttttactagtagactttatttatttaaaaaaaaaaaaaagaatacgcGGAACTTACACTCAAAAAATATCACAGTATAAGTATAAGCCTAACATTTAATTATACTACAAAGTCTACATGTTCAGACCATCTATTTCTTAATTATAGAAGAATGTTTGACATAGTTAATAGTTAATTGTAGACCATGTTGACACGTTCGGAGTCCAAGAGACCCAATCTCTTGTCTTACAAAGAAATAtatgtttcttcttcttgagtgttttattctttattattcAATTGGGGTTGGCATGGACTAGTGTATGACATGATATTCCTTCCATTCACATTCACATGGCTTTAATGTCCTCTTCGCATGGGTTGAAAACATCTCTTTCATGGGTTGAAAACTCCaatttctcctttcttttcaaCGGCCATGGGGTTTGTGTATCCACTTGTCCACAAACGTTCTTCTCGATGCATGCAGGAAGGTCGGTCACCACTTCTCCCTATCATGCAATTCTGGCACTTCCTTACGCAACATCTTAATCATcttatcaaattatatcatccTTTTTACGTTATATCCAATAAAtgtaaacttttatttttggtaaaaaatagataaataatgttagatataattttaaagtatgtaagttctgcacactcattttgaaaaaaagtaagagtctataattaaaaataataatttttttatataaatctcaaatttatttatttatttttaaataaattatttaaaatttatatatcttaaGATTGTGAATATCATCTTTACGAAATGAGGTGACTTGTTGTCCTTGATATGACTTTAGTATCACCGCACCTACTAATTGGACATAGAAGCCATAACGGCGATTTCAGCCCCACTAAAATTTGAATTCATGGCCTACAATGAATGAAAGTTAAAGCAATCAGCTTTTGGGGGCTACGACTTTAGTAGTAAAGACTTCCTTTTTAAGCCACTCCCTTCAATAGTAATTGGGTAGCAGATAGTTGATGTTGGAAAAAGCTTCACGCTTTAATTAATGGACGATCCAATGATGAAAGGAACGGACTTGAATAGAGTTTGTAACAGTGGTAATGGTATGAACaaacccccttttttttttagagctcttctttttcttgttttggttATGGCAAGTGAAAAATCTGTGACTAAGGATATTGATACACATACATGAGGGTTGAGGGGTTATGCTATTTGTAAGTCCGTGCATAAATAAATCATCGATCACAGATCCGTAGGATctgttacaattataaaaaatcaatatatatatattatgatgtttggggattgagattagatgaaaattttgtgaaatttaaattatgatgttttatgaggttttgaaaattgagagaaaaaattaaataaaaatattataaaattaaaatattgttataatataatttttattttagaatttgaaaaagttgaattgtttttttaattttgttttaaagtttagaaaaattgtaatatttagatgaaaaaattaaataattaaaattaaaaaatatttatgtttaagtgatgtttaagaaaaagaataacCTGAAACCATCCCATCATCATCTTCCAAAAGAAGCATAGACATTTGCTTTCTTAATTCTGTCTTTTTTTCCTGTTCAAAGTCATTTTTGTCAACAAGAAAACAACTGCCCATTTTGTAGTCTAAAACGTGAAAGAATTTGAgaccacaaaagaaaaaaaagaaaaaataatcgAACGGTGACGCTGGAGCCAAACAATAAAGTTGGAACAATAACTAAGCTCAAGCGAGCCTTATTAAGCTACTCAGATGATTGGGCCAGCACCAGGCTTGAAGACTGTGGAAAATAAATCGAAGGCTACAAATGCAAGATTGGTTCAGCTCATCTCAAAGGCTTGGAAGTGAAGATAAATCGAGGATGGGTTGGGTTGGCCGATATCTGTTTCTATTTACTGTATATTTGTGAAAAGGTATTATTTTCTCCAACGAATTTAAAGTTATTAAGTAGAAGACGGACTCTAAGAGACAGAAATTGACAATGAATATACAATCTAAaaccatttattttttggaaaatctgAATACATTCAAGTTAGCCAGACAGATCGAAAGTTGGGAACtaaaaattttactaaataatGTAGAATAAAAAGctcaggagagagagagggtggggAAGAAAATTTGGTGAGACAAACATGAAACAACTTCAGCCTTATTCTATAACAGTGATTCAGTGAACCATTAGCTGGAGATCATTGGCCACTAGACAGACTattgattatatgatatgaaatctAAGTTGCCTCGAGTTCATTACTAAGATCAGCTCTGTTAGAATAAAGCAATAATTACAAATTGTGAAGATAAACGGGGATGAACATGTAACACACCTCAAAgattaaaataagataacatTGATTTGCTCTAGTCGAGGGGAGCTCCtcgaagaaaatgagagaaaatgggAGAAAGACAGAAGTTTCTATATCATTCCAAATTGCCTTTGTATATATACTCTCATGAAAAGCTTACAAATCCTTCGCAGAGCTAAGTAGAGGCTATGGGCCTTTTAAGTCCTCACagcaaaataaacataaatagaaataaagcaATTGGGCTTACTAACACAAACCTAGCCCATATAGAGAAATACAATAAAACTAAGTAAGAAAATAGTAAACATCCTAGTTCGACCCATAAAAGCTCATGTGCCCAAACCTCGAAATCTTTATTACCCCAAACCAAAGCCCACAATGGCCTTAGCCCATTCTGATATATGTGCTGAAATGTGACAAACCTCCCCCCTTCAAAGCATATTGCCCACAAGCTGCGAGTAGGCTTTTAGATCCTGGAAGAATACCTCGATTCCTGCCAACATGCAATCTCACTTTTAACATCTCTACCACTCATCACATCACAGTGCTCAAATAAAAAACTAGAACTCATAAGGTGTTTATCAACAAGGATCCATTGATGCTTTTCCACAACTatcattaaaaagaatgttgagAGAACCAAAACCCCAGCCAAACCCAGACCTTGCCCTTTCAAAACCCAAGGAACCTGTAAATTCGTTGGCCACACATTCCTCAATAGACAAAATGTTCTGCCCAATCACCCCATAACCAATATTCTCTGTGCCTTCCATCTCAAAGACTCATTTACACCCAAACATTAAAACCACACAACTCTTAATTGATATTTCCACGAATAAGTAAGGTGCAATTTTCGCTCCCTTCCAATTGGTAGGTATTTAAAGTATGGGTGAAGTGTGGGTGAACCTAGGTTGTTGAGATGCCTAATTGATGAAACCAAATGCAAGTGAGTGGTGGGTAAGGAGGAGAAATGGACCAAGTGGGTCACTTTGGGTTCTCATGGCAACAACATACTCATAAGTTGCACTACTcttttgaataagaaatatgtgaaaaattaaTAGTTCTCCCCAAGGCATAGTGgccaaaagagaaataattgtGTAAGTTGCTAAAGATCCAACAACTCCAAGTCCCCACAGTGCTTGAAGTGTGTGCGCTTAATCTTAGTAATATAgatgtgaatgaaaaataaaaaccaacccAACCCACCAGCATCAACCGTATAAAACATGTCAAGATTTTGCTTGATAATATCACTTGACGTAGAGTTTTCAAGTGAAAGGGGAGCTGatgcaacaacaacaaatgaCAAGGCAGCAGTCTCTAACTCCACTCTATATAAAACAACCTCTTAAGCATCGAAGGGATCAATGGTCCAAGGGCCGTAAATTCCATGATAGACCGTTCGACCTCTATTGACCCCACTTCTCTTAAAAAGCAACAAGAGAAATGATTGTGCAAACAGATTAATCCTAGCAAAACACATCATGGAATAGAATGTCCAATAACAACCCACACTCTTATCCGacatttcatcaaacaccttGCGAGCTGCACTCAAGTCTTTAAAACCTTTTGCATCAACCATCCTGATTCTCTCATCAAACCCACTCTCCAAAAGTCTAAGCTCCACAGGCACAGTCCCTTCAAGATTGTCATTGTTAAGACCCAAGTAACATAAATATCTCAAATGCACACCCATTTTTAGATTTTGCCCCTTAAGAAAGTTGGAAGAGGATAAGGCTTGGCTTAAACCAATTTCAAACTTACCAAATATAGGTATAATAtaggtatatttatttttctagccTGGAAATCAAAAGCAGATGCAAGACACAAATGTAACCCATTGGGCGTGCCACAAGACCATATCCAAGAAATTTCCAAATTGACTAGCATTTCTGCACTAACCTCCCCTGTATCCCAGTTTTTGACCCAACAATTTTGTGTCGCAACTTGGAAATCTGGCCTCAACAAACTTTTTACCacggaaagaaaaacaaatagtgGACTTACCAAAGGATCCCCTGCAAGTTTCCTGGCAAGGAATAAGAAAGGTTTCTCAAAGTGATAATTGCTCTTGGCCAATATCTCATAATACTGCAAATTCTTCTTCCGTTGGAAAGTAACTTACTTTGCCTTCACCTGTCTATTCTTCACATCAACCTTGTTTCCACAAAGAACAATTAGGATGTTTTCACACACACGGCAAAGGTCGCAGTGCCATGTTGAAACATTCTTGTAAGTCAACCGAGCAGTAATATCAAACATTATAATTGCACATTGCCCATGGATGTAATAACCATCTCTAAGGCTGCCGAATTTCTCTTGCCCTGCCATGTCCCAGCGGTAGAAAAGAATTTTCCCACAGTTGGTGAAAAAGTCCAATGGATGGACTTCCACACCAATGGTCGGTTCATATTTCTTCTAAAACTCCCCAGTAAGATGCCTTTTCACAAACGTTGTTTTTCTGGTTCCACCATCAGCAACAATAACAAGCTTGAAGCTCAGATAATCTACAATTTGTTGATTCGACAAAgccaaaggaagaaaaacaatGGAAGGAGGAGCTTAGAAATAATAGTGGGGTGATGGAGTGAAGTGAAGTAAAGTACTGATGAGCGTACGAAAATGTACtctaaatatcttattatttgactaaaatgttaaaatatgaatataaatcataagaattaatgtgtattcttgaattgagtttctatttactttgggatactgctaaatagatttttatgtttaatttcagtctataaaagagcaagtcaaacccagtcaaattcaaaagaggactttcaagtgggcaagatgttGGAACAAGTTAAGAACTTTTAACGAGTGTAAAACtcttcaaataaagataatgatggggtttgaaataaatttggatcaagaaaaaaaaatcataaaaggaAACCGCAAGAAATCAAGTCCGAAATTCGTTAGGAGACAGTCTGgatatactttagtattttgactgtaactttccactcacatatcggattgatgcaattattgatgcgttggaaagctatgttaaagggatacaaatttgtctctaaaaaagatttctaaattcaaactaCTAAAGTGCGTACGTGACTGACAatttgagtcctaaaatttaagcaATTTTTTATGCAGAAATCATAAAGACATTAAGGTttttttcctaccctatataagcatatcattatcATGAAACTGAAGAGTTTTTAAATGGATGATAGATGGCTTAGTTCTGAAGAgaggataaaaatattatttttatttatttttagttattccTTAGAGAATTAAATCTTGGATAAAGCCTATAGAGGAAATTGATCAGTAAAAATGCTTTcactttatttcaattcatagattaagttttattatttaagattttagaattcaattctctatttattttgaatattataaatttgagacaattatattaaatcttgttatggtttgattttattgagctataggattatgaatatatgattgtgacttaagcAGGCCTTTCATgtcattgatgtgatcttttgctGTATTATTATTTGAGAACATAGTGTCGTctttagatctgatattcatttttgtatataacaactgtggtttgtaaagggagaataaattctacaattaaatttgagaaaataaatgaatataatgtcatatcttccaattaggaatttggtgctataattcttaattgtgtatatcgtttggattgaaaaagtcagagCATTGGATTTAGTTGATAGAAGTCCGAAGCTTTACTTGCCTTCTTATCTatgccctaatctcattttaattacatgcTTTAGATGGAATTTTCATTCTTGTCATattgtaatttgattttttttctttttaagtttgcGTCTTGTTGTGTTTCTTCTGACTCCCTGTAAATCAACACCCTGAACTATATACTATAACACCGCGTACTAGTTTGGGTGTAATCAAGTACAAAGCTCAGGCTAGGGTTAGAGTCATCGCTTTTTCTACAAAAATGAGGGAGATCGAcgagttaaaatattgtttggcTGGATTTTCGTGGCGAGAACAGAAGGTCGACACCACCACCGGGGTCAAAGTCTCATCTGGGGTGTTGGTAGTAAGTGTTGGGATTTTGATGGTGGAGAAGGAGTTTTTATCGAAGAGGGGTTATGGATTCAGCTGAGGGTTCTAGAGGGTGGTAAAGACTTGGATGGTTGTTAGGGGATTTGAGTGAAAGAGCTGATTTCTCTAccatgtgagagagagagagagagaggtttaaCTAGGTATTTGGCCTTCCTCTTCCTTGATGAAGTATTCAGATGATgcgagaatttttttttcttccttaagTTTTGATAGCAAAGAAATCAGTGTTTTTTTtataccaattgttaaagacccaaccatGGATTCAAAAGTCCTAAGACTGTtggatattaatttgattaaatctTTAACCTTTAGGATCATAACATTCCACCATGCTTTCGAATCCAACGTCCACGGCGGCCCTCTCTATTGACATTGACCCGGTGGCTATTTTCCTTTTGGCGACTTCActcatctatcagtattcaatgacttaCACTATGTACATACATAGTACCAAAGCATTTTAATCCAACGTATAGGTCGTCCCCTCCGTAACTTGAACCCGTGACGTGGTCCCTACTTTGATACCAATTTATAATAGATTTCAACgattaaaataagataacatTGATTTGCTCTCTTTGAGGAAAGCTCCTCCAAGAAAGTGAGAGGGGAGAGACAAAGAAGTTTTTATATCATTCTAAATTGCCTTACACTATTAAGCATTTGAGTATATAGACTCCCATGAAAATCCGACAAATACTACGTAGAGCTAAGTAGAGGCCATGGGCCTTTTTAAGTCCTCGCagcaaaataaacataaatagtaataaagtaattGGGCTTACTAACACAAACCTAGCCCATATAGAGAAAtacaataaaactaaataagaaAACATTAACCATCCTAGTCCGACTCATAAAAGCTCCTGAGCCCAAATCTCGAAATCTGTATTACCTCAAACCAAAGCCCAAAATGGCCTCGGCCCATTCCGGTAGATGTGCCGAAGTGTGACAGAACCTTACACCTCCTGATAGAAAAGACTGACGAGGAGGAGAGGGCTTCCAACATAATTCTCCATATGAAAGGATTGAGAGGGGGAGACATACAACAATTTCAGAGAagattttattcttcatcttcgctcatttcaaactcattgaTATCATCGACTAAGTTTCCCTGCAATATAGTAGGAATAGACAAAATATGCTGGAAATATGTGCGACGTCTCTGCAAGTGATCGGCTGAAGGTATGCCTGGTTGGGTTTGAAACTCGACCAACGTGTTATTCTTAATCTTCAAGACAAATTTCCCAGATGGTTCAAGAATCTCTACGCCAAACGTTGGAGATAACGGCCGCCCCATTACTTGAACATAAGACATGCTGCAATGTgcaataaagtggatcaaactATAAACGACATAAAAATTTCTGCCCTCGGCCCTGCTAGCAGCACAAGGGAATTGCCACACATACACAATACTACTTTGGTGAGGGAACGAAAGCTGGATTTACAAGTTGAACTGAGCACA
Above is a genomic segment from Juglans microcarpa x Juglans regia isolate MS1-56 chromosome 1D, Jm3101_v1.0, whole genome shotgun sequence containing:
- the LOC121256487 gene encoding F-box protein At4g00755-like produces the protein MEACTDFLDLLDFDISLKILTYLEDPSDLVRVSSVSQSWRNFVIANGLWKQLCLRMFPQLSRVAHVIGLNKCRATEPVEAGSSHSKEWESLERNDRGYALLARACTSFIVRDCISEAISASSTDNYPEESIDNTLAALRASYWSSKGQSNPEVPERLTYKLADDFCVITEINIRPFQAYFQRGEPIYSAKDVRFRMGHLKGPTDVGNDLLGDLSPVSADDKFIWTYTSQEFPMAQESRLQKFKLPEPVLCVGGILQIELLGRVQRQEMDGLFYTCMSYVQVMGRLLSPTFGVEILEPSGKFVLEIKNNTLVEFQPQPNIPSADQLERRFRDLQHIAYIGNILQGNVVVDMDEFEMGEEEANLS